A single genomic interval of Nitrospira sp. harbors:
- a CDS encoding DUF4113 domain-containing protein codes for MISSIIGTNIARLMKAVDLINAGHGARTVHFGDIGGAGRNGQCTWPSVAPRYTTWWEELPVVKLFKKKMKRYRLASNC; via the coding sequence ATGATCTCTTCGATAATCGGGACCAACATCGCCAGACTGATGAAAGCTGTCGATCTCATCAATGCCGGGCATGGGGCACGGACGGTTCATTTCGGAGACATCGGAGGGGCAGGCCGGAATGGTCAATGCACCTGGCCTTCCGTAGCCCCCCGCTATACGACATGGTGGGAAGAATTGCCGGTTGTGAAGCTTTTCAAGAAAAAAATGAAGCGGTATCGATTAGCATCCAATTGCTAG
- a CDS encoding HigA family addiction module antitoxin has protein sequence MKALKMKNPPHPGFSVRVDCLEPHGLSVTEGAKVFGVSRSALSHLVNEGADLSWDMAIRLSKAFGSTPEGWMRLQFQFDAAQVGERAKKIKVETFAADAACV, from the coding sequence ATGAAGGCTTTGAAAATGAAAAATCCGCCGCATCCGGGATTTTCGGTGCGCGTGGACTGTCTGGAGCCGCATGGGTTGAGCGTGACCGAAGGGGCGAAGGTTTTTGGTGTGTCGCGGTCGGCATTGAGCCATCTGGTGAACGAGGGTGCAGACCTGTCCTGGGATATGGCTATTCGTTTGTCGAAAGCGTTTGGCAGCACGCCGGAGGGATGGATGCGGCTGCAGTTTCAGTTTGATGCGGCGCAGGTGGGAGAACGGGCGAAGAAAATAAAAGTGGAGACTTTTGCTGCGGATGCGGCTTGTGTTTGA